In the Siphonobacter curvatus genome, one interval contains:
- a CDS encoding MOP flippase family protein gives MSTKKSAVDGGKWITLSTVISTVFQFLQVTILARILDPSVFGVVSVSALLINLFYIFSNLGFSNSIIYKQENDRNVLSSIYFTSLLLGLTIFCIAYLSAPLVVAYYKEPKLDYVIKLASIYFLIIYFGQIYLFLLQKELKFKTIALMEIIATVAGTAITIALAYNHYEELSLIYGQLATHVIRTSLQVILGRHLFTPRFYLNFGAIKEHLKFGVYNVGDGLLGFIQGNSDNIIVGGLLGVKALGYYTIASQLAIFPITKLSPIILQVAYPILAKMKESDSELKKAYLSILDLVSYLNIPLLAGLYITADSVVPLMYGPGWEETIPLIKIFVFVSIFYCLSNPLFTLAFTKGKPNLLFYLNLVTLLVKVPLLYLLGTRWQVYGIATAFLLSTFINLILNFFIVQYLVGDFIRDFFANFIKPVLFCALMILFIVAYKHYVGSDGLFHTLAQILIGGSIYLLLTFKYKITLKEIVAFRRSVS, from the coding sequence ATGAGTACGAAAAAAAGTGCAGTAGACGGGGGCAAATGGATAACCTTATCCACGGTTATCTCCACGGTCTTTCAATTCTTACAGGTTACCATCCTGGCTAGAATTTTAGACCCCTCGGTATTTGGGGTAGTGAGTGTGAGTGCATTACTTATTAACTTATTTTACATCTTTAGTAATCTCGGTTTTTCCAATTCCATCATCTACAAGCAGGAAAATGACCGTAACGTCTTATCCAGCATTTATTTCACCAGTTTACTGCTGGGCCTTACCATCTTTTGTATAGCCTATCTGAGTGCTCCGCTGGTGGTAGCGTACTATAAAGAACCCAAGCTCGACTACGTAATCAAGCTGGCGTCGATTTACTTTCTCATCATCTATTTTGGTCAGATTTACCTGTTTTTACTGCAAAAAGAGCTGAAGTTTAAAACGATTGCTCTGATGGAAATCATTGCCACCGTTGCGGGTACGGCCATTACCATTGCCTTAGCCTATAATCATTACGAAGAACTCTCACTGATTTACGGACAACTAGCTACGCACGTTATCCGTACTTCTTTGCAAGTTATTTTAGGTCGCCACCTGTTTACGCCCAGATTTTATCTGAACTTCGGTGCCATTAAAGAGCATTTAAAGTTCGGCGTATATAACGTAGGGGATGGCTTATTAGGCTTCATTCAGGGCAATTCTGACAACATCATTGTGGGAGGATTACTCGGCGTTAAAGCCCTGGGTTATTATACCATTGCCTCGCAGTTAGCTATCTTCCCCATTACCAAATTAAGTCCCATTATTTTACAGGTCGCCTACCCGATTCTAGCTAAAATGAAGGAAAGTGATTCGGAGTTAAAGAAAGCCTATCTGAGCATTTTAGACCTGGTAAGCTACCTCAATATTCCTTTGCTGGCGGGATTGTATATTACGGCAGACAGCGTAGTCCCGCTGATGTATGGTCCGGGATGGGAAGAAACGATTCCACTCATTAAGATTTTCGTATTCGTCAGTATTTTCTATTGCCTTTCCAATCCGTTGTTTACGCTGGCCTTTACCAAAGGGAAGCCCAATTTACTTTTCTATCTTAACCTGGTTACCCTGCTGGTAAAAGTCCCCTTACTCTATCTGCTGGGTACCCGCTGGCAGGTTTACGGTATTGCTACGGCTTTCCTGCTGAGTACGTTTATTAACCTGATTCTAAACTTCTTTATCGTTCAATATTTAGTCGGTGATTTTATTCGTGATTTCTTCGCCAACTTCATCAAGCCCGTCCTTTTCTGTGCCCTGATGATTCTTTTTATTGTGGCGTATAAACACTACGTAGGTAGCGACGGACTATTCCATACGCTCGCTCAGATTCTCATCGGTGGCAGTATTTATTTGCTACTGACCTTTAAATACAAGATTACGCTGAAAGAAATTGTAGCGTTTAGACGAAGCGTTTCCTAG
- the upp gene encoding uracil phosphoribosyltransferase, giving the protein MFVLTEQSSIANHFIAELRDVRIQKDPLRFRRNLERLGEILAYEISKTLTYSKTEVQTPLGTSKTFLMAQQPVLAAVLRASLPFHQGFLNAFDGAQNAFIGAYRGLHAEGEEFTVELEYISCPDLTGKTLIIVDPMLATGKSLETSYRSLIRYGIPARTHIAAAIAAPEGIKYLQDRMPECRLWVGDIDERLNHNYYIIPGLGDAGDLAFGEKL; this is encoded by the coding sequence ATGTTTGTCCTGACCGAGCAATCTTCCATAGCCAACCATTTCATAGCCGAACTTCGAGACGTCCGTATTCAGAAAGATCCCCTGCGATTTCGGCGGAATCTGGAACGGCTCGGGGAGATTCTGGCCTACGAGATTTCCAAAACCCTTACCTACTCCAAAACGGAAGTACAGACCCCGTTAGGAACGAGTAAGACCTTTCTCATGGCTCAGCAGCCCGTACTGGCGGCGGTTTTGCGGGCTAGTCTGCCTTTTCATCAGGGCTTTCTCAATGCTTTCGATGGAGCTCAAAATGCCTTTATTGGGGCGTACCGGGGGCTTCACGCGGAAGGAGAAGAGTTTACCGTCGAGCTGGAATATATTTCCTGCCCTGATTTAACCGGAAAAACGCTCATCATTGTGGACCCCATGCTGGCTACCGGAAAGTCGCTGGAAACTTCCTACCGCTCACTCATCCGTTACGGCATTCCGGCTCGTACGCACATTGCCGCGGCCATTGCGGCTCCCGAAGGTATCAAATATCTGCAGGACCGCATGCCCGAGTGTCGTTTGTGGGTAGGGGACATCGACGAACGATTGAATCATAATTATTATATTATCCCCGGTCTTGGCGATGCCGGTGATTTGGCCTTTGGTGAAAAGCTGTAG
- a CDS encoding GAF domain-containing protein has product MAENLFIPETTSRQELYESLVPQIEALVEGEDDFVANLANIAAALKQTFDFFWVGFYLRKNNQLVLGPFQGPIACTRIDFNKGVCGHAYTTQQTVLVPDVDAFPGHIACSSASRSEIVLPAFDVNQEVFLVLDVDSDQLDDFHEEDRQGLEQIMRIIEKLARTNY; this is encoded by the coding sequence ATGGCCGAAAACTTATTCATTCCCGAAACCACTTCCCGTCAGGAACTCTACGAAAGTCTGGTACCCCAGATTGAAGCCCTTGTAGAGGGTGAAGACGACTTTGTAGCCAATCTGGCCAACATTGCGGCTGCCCTGAAACAAACCTTTGATTTTTTCTGGGTTGGCTTTTACCTGCGGAAAAATAATCAACTTGTTCTGGGACCTTTTCAGGGGCCCATCGCCTGTACGCGGATTGACTTCAACAAGGGCGTTTGTGGGCACGCCTATACCACGCAGCAGACGGTTCTAGTACCCGATGTGGACGCCTTTCCGGGACATATTGCCTGTTCGTCGGCTTCCCGTTCGGAGATTGTCCTCCCCGCTTTTGATGTCAATCAGGAAGTTTTTCTGGTACTGGACGTGGACAGCGATCAGCTCGACGATTTCCACGAAGAAGACCGCCAGGGACTTGAGCAAATCATGCGAATCATTGAAAAACTGGCCCGTACGAATTACTGA